The nucleotide sequence GATGGCACAAATCTCCTGAGGTCCACTTTTCGCAAGGCTGATTTGGATTCAGATGGCTTTCTGAATATTCAGGAGCTAGCAAAATTTATCAATGGACGAGTTAGAGAACATATCCAGGCTGCTGTTAGGGCTAATCCTTTTGCATTTGCTGAGATTGATGTATCCCCGAGAGATGGGTTAGTGACATGGGAGGAATATCATGCACATTTCCTGAAAGATCATGGACTAGATGAGGACTACATAGGTTCACACAGTGAGCAAAAGCATGTGGGATTGGACAGGAAGACCAAAGAGACCATAATGAGAGATAAAGCACTGTGGCTAGAGGCTGCAAGGACAGATCCTTTCAGTCTAACTTTGGATGAATTCCTGGCATTTCGCCATCCAGAATCCAGTGCTGCAAATTTATTGAGCCTCGTGGATGATTTGCTACGACAATTTGATCTCGATGGTGATGATATCCTCACAATGGAGGAATTTAGTTCGAATCCTGACGATGAGGAGGATGCCAAAGTGGCCAATTCAGCGTCTCACCGAAAAAGTGTGACGGAGAAAAAGGAAGAATTCCGGAGATTGATCGACAAGAACAACGATGGGAAAGCAGATCGCGGAGAATTGCTATCATACATCGATCCTCGACATCCTCGGCATTCCCTTCAGGAAGCTGCCACCCTTTTCAGTCTCGCAGATGCCAATCGTGATGCTAAATTGTCCATTGAGGAAGTTCTGGCCCAAGCTGGTGTTTTTCTCGCATCGAAGATGATCAACACCGCTGAGAATTTCCATGAGGACTTCTGAGGGAACTCTCGGAGCCTCTCTCTCAAGAATTTCCGTCCCATTTTTCAGCTCATTTGACTTCTCAAGAATTTATGGTAAACcactcaatttattttacaaatttctctGCTATTTCAACAAACATTGTCTATCAGTGTAGGAATTCTTGCACATTTTTGGCGGGAGATTCGCGCACATGAAAACCTGGCATACATTTGGGCGTCTAAGCACTTTAACAGCTTCAATAATCCAAGCACTTGAATCAGTTGCAATTAGACCGGAATCATGGGAAGACCGCGAATCTTATGGTTCCGACATGGATTGCGTTTTCACGACAATCCCGCGCTTCTTGATGCCATTCAACCGTTCCAAGAAGAGGAGGAGAACAACAAAGGAATACAACTCCTTCCCATCTTCATTTTCGATGGTGAAACTGCGGGTAATTATCCCCATCATCCGCTTAATTTCCTTCTCACGTGTCATTAAACGTGCTTTTCCACTTTCATAGGAACATCACTCG is from Phlebotomus papatasi isolate M1 chromosome 1, Ppap_2.1, whole genome shotgun sequence and encodes:
- the LOC129809455 gene encoding 45 kDa calcium-binding protein, whose translation is MGILRMLRRCRMPRWSAILVPFIFYAIFIIVVLNLSFPLRKRPEDTTPDYLSTVGKSPETVILASADTDGTNLLRSTFRKADLDSDGFLNIQELAKFINGRVREHIQAAVRANPFAFAEIDVSPRDGLVTWEEYHAHFLKDHGLDEDYIGSHSEQKHVGLDRKTKETIMRDKALWLEAARTDPFSLTLDEFLAFRHPESSAANLLSLVDDLLRQFDLDGDDILTMEEFSSNPDDEEDAKVANSASHRKSVTEKKEEFRRLIDKNNDGKADRGELLSYIDPRHPRHSLQEAATLFSLADANRDAKLSIEEVLAQAGVFLASKMINTAENFHEDF